A genomic region of Persephonella marina EX-H1 contains the following coding sequences:
- a CDS encoding protein-tyrosine phosphatase family protein, with protein sequence MIRWVIENLGGSRAPEPEELDIWVNEGVNTVINLLGGDYGSFIAEKQREKGFEVIRIPFSMADPIPEEEFTAVYEYVDQLREDRKKVVVHCKYGQARSGTFLAGYLIHSGYSYEEALNTVFSKGFTPHTEYQIRFLKELYEKLRSDVRD encoded by the coding sequence ATGATCAGATGGGTTATAGAAAATCTTGGCGGGAGCAGAGCTCCAGAGCCAGAAGAGCTTGATATATGGGTAAATGAAGGTGTTAATACTGTAATAAATCTTTTAGGTGGAGATTACGGTAGTTTTATAGCTGAAAAACAGAGAGAGAAAGGTTTTGAGGTTATAAGGATACCATTTTCTATGGCTGATCCCATCCCTGAGGAAGAGTTTACAGCTGTTTATGAGTATGTTGATCAGTTAAGAGAAGATAGAAAAAAGGTTGTTGTTCACTGTAAGTATGGACAGGCGAGAAGTGGAACATTCTTAGCAGGTTATCTTATACATTCTGGTTATTCCTATGAGGAAGCTCTAAACACAGTTTTTTCTAAAGGTTTCACTCCCCATACAGAGTACCAGATAAGATTCCTTAAGGAGCTTTATGAGAAGTTAAGATCTGATGTTAGAGATTAA